The following are from one region of the Haemophilus parainfluenzae genome:
- a CDS encoding ABC transporter substrate-binding protein: MKLKATLTLIAASLFLAACDQSGSAAKETSKAETAKPSGNNTFVYCTAKAPLSFSPALVMEGTSYNASSQQVYNRLVEFKKGSTDLEPALAESWEISDDGLTYTFHLRKGVKFHTTKEFTPTRDFNADDVIFSFQRQLDPNHPYHNVSKGTYPYFKAMKFPDLLKSVEKVDDNTVRITLNKKDATFLASLGMDFISIYSAEYADAMLKAGKPETIDNKPVGTGPFIFVDYKTDQAAQYVANETYWKGRTPLDRLVISIVPDATTRYAKLQAGSCDLILFPNVADLAKMKTDPKVQLLEQKGLNVAYIAFNTEKAPFDNVKVRQALNYAVDKKAIIEAVYQGAGTAAKNPLPPTIWSYNDEIQDYPYDPEKAKQLLAEAGYPNGFETDFWIQPVVRASNPNPKRMAELVMADWAKVGVKANPVTFEWADYQKRAKAGELTAGIFGWSGDNGDPDNFLSPLLASANAGNSNFARFKNAEFDALLDKAIGLTNKDERAALYKQAQVIFHEQAPWIPVAHSVGFAPLSPRVKGYVQSPFGYDAFYGVSVDGK; encoded by the coding sequence ATGAAATTAAAAGCGACCTTAACGCTTATTGCTGCTAGTTTGTTTTTAGCGGCTTGTGATCAATCTGGTTCTGCTGCAAAAGAAACCTCAAAAGCAGAAACAGCGAAACCTTCAGGCAATAACACATTTGTGTACTGTACAGCGAAAGCACCACTTAGCTTTAGCCCTGCATTGGTAATGGAAGGCACATCTTACAATGCAAGTTCACAACAAGTGTATAACCGCTTGGTTGAATTTAAAAAAGGTTCAACTGACCTTGAGCCAGCCTTGGCTGAAAGCTGGGAGATCAGTGACGATGGTTTAACTTACACGTTCCATTTGCGTAAAGGGGTGAAATTCCATACGACAAAAGAATTTACGCCAACACGTGATTTTAATGCGGATGATGTGATCTTTTCTTTCCAACGTCAGTTAGATCCTAACCACCCTTATCACAACGTATCGAAAGGGACTTATCCGTATTTCAAAGCGATGAAATTCCCAGATTTATTAAAATCAGTTGAGAAAGTAGATGATAACACCGTTCGTATTACTTTAAATAAAAAAGATGCGACTTTCTTAGCAAGCTTGGGTATGGATTTTATCTCTATTTACTCAGCTGAATATGCAGATGCGATGTTGAAAGCGGGTAAACCAGAAACTATCGATAACAAACCGGTAGGTACAGGTCCGTTTATTTTTGTGGATTACAAAACTGACCAAGCGGCACAATACGTAGCAAATGAAACCTATTGGAAAGGTCGTACACCGCTTGATCGTTTGGTGATCAGTATCGTACCCGATGCGACTACGCGTTATGCGAAGTTACAAGCGGGTTCTTGTGATTTAATTTTATTCCCGAATGTGGCGGATTTAGCCAAAATGAAAACCGATCCAAAAGTACAGCTTTTGGAACAAAAAGGTTTGAACGTGGCATATATCGCATTCAATACGGAAAAAGCACCGTTTGATAACGTGAAAGTGCGCCAAGCATTGAACTATGCGGTGGATAAAAAAGCGATTATTGAAGCGGTTTATCAAGGTGCAGGCACTGCAGCGAAAAATCCATTGCCACCAACAATTTGGAGTTATAACGACGAAATCCAAGATTATCCGTATGATCCAGAGAAAGCGAAACAGCTTTTAGCGGAAGCGGGTTATCCAAACGGTTTTGAAACGGATTTCTGGATTCAACCGGTGGTACGTGCGTCTAACCCAAATCCAAAACGTATGGCTGAACTTGTGATGGCAGACTGGGCGAAAGTTGGCGTAAAAGCAAATCCAGTCACATTTGAATGGGCTGACTATCAAAAACGTGCTAAAGCAGGCGAGTTAACGGCAGGTATCTTCGGTTGGTCAGGTGATAACGGTGATCCGGATAACTTCCTTTCTCCATTACTTGCAAGTGCGAATGCGGGAAACTCAAACTTTGCTCGTTTCAAAAATGCTGAATTTGATGCCTTATTAGATAAAGCGATTGGCTTAACCAATAAAGATGAGCGTGCTGCACTTTATAAACAAGCACAAGTGATTTTCCATGAGCAAGCACCATGGATTCCAGTTGCACACTCAGTTGGTTTCGCACCACTTAGCCCTCGCGTAAAAGGCTACGTACAAAGCCCATTTGGCTACGATGCGTTTTATGGCGTGAGTGTTGATGGTAAATAA